A section of the Triticum dicoccoides isolate Atlit2015 ecotype Zavitan chromosome 7A, WEW_v2.0, whole genome shotgun sequence genome encodes:
- the LOC119327900 gene encoding GDSL esterase/lipase At5g45910-like — MARSSSSPTARLPLPLLVLLLCLSSLSMAAAQKYNAVYSFGDSITDTGNLCTNGRPSAITFTQPPYGETYFGSPTCRCSDGRVIVDFLSTKYGLPFLPPSKSTSADFKKGANMAITGATAMDAPFFRSLGLSDKIWNNGPISFQLQWFQTITSSVCGSSCKSYLANSLFIFGEFGGNDYNAMLFGNYNTDQASTYAPQIVDTIGAGVEKLVAMGAVDVVVPGVLPIGCFPIYLTIYGTSSAADYDALGCLKKFNDLSTYHNSLLQAKVTSLQAKYKSARIMYADFYAGVYDMVRSPSKYGFSSVFEACCGSGGGKYNYANSARCGMSGASACASPASHLSWDGIHLTEAAYKQITDGWLNGAFCHPGISH, encoded by the exons ATGGCGAGGTCGTCGTCGTCGCCGACGGCGaggttgccgctgccgctgcttgtGCTGCTGCTGTGCTTGTCGTCGCTTTCCATGGCGGCggcgcagaagtacaatgcggtgtACAGCTTCGGCGACTCGATCACGGACACAGGGAACCTGTGCACCAACGGGCGGCCCTCGGCGATCACCTTCACGCAGCCGCCCTACGGGGAGACCTACTTCGGGAGCCCCACCTGCCGCTGCTCCGACGGCCGCGTCATCGTCGACTTCCTCAGCACCAAGTACGGCCTCCCCTTCCTGCCGCCCTCCAAGTCCACCTCCGCCGACTTCAAGAAGGGCGCCAACATggccatcaccggcgccaccgccaTGGACGCCCCCTTCTTCCGCTCCCTCGGCCTCTCCGACAAGATCTGGAACAACGGGCCCATCAGCTTCCAGCTCCAGTGGTTCCAGACCATCACCTCCTCCGTCTGCGGCAGCA GCTGCAAGAGCTACCTGGCGAACTCGCTCTTCATCTTCGGGGAGTTCGGGGGGAACGACTACAACGCGATGCTGTTCGGCAACTACAACACGGACCAGGCGAGCACGTACGCGCCGCAGATCGTGGACACCATCGGCGCCGGCGTGGAGAAGCTGGTCGCGATGGGGGCGGTGGACGTGGTGGTGCCCGGGGTGCTCCCCATCGGCTGCTTCCCCATCTACCTCACCATCTACGGCACCTCCAGCGCCGCCGACTACGACGCCCTCGGCTGCCTCAAGAAGTTCAACGACCTCTCCACGTACCACAACAGCCTGCTGCAGGCCAAGGTCACGAGCCTCCAGGCCAAGTACAAGTCGGCGCGCATCATGTACGCCGACTTCTACGCCGGCGTCTACGACATGGTCCGGAGCCCCAGCAAATACG GGTTCAGCTCGGTGTTCGAGGCGTGCTGCGGGTCGGGGGGAGGCAAGTACAACTACGCCAACAGCGCGCGGTGCGGCATGTCGGGCGCCTCCGCCTGCGCCAGCCCGGCGTCGCACCTCAGCTGGGACGGCATCCACCTCACCGAGGCCGCGTACAAGCAGATCACCGACGGATGGCTCAACGGCGCCTTCTGCCACCCCGGCATCTCCCACTAG
- the LOC119330712 gene encoding probable beta-1,3-galactosyltransferase 14: protein MPSSPKLFSSSAAAASRRSSLRRLLSSPAVSVACLLFGLAGFLAAAVSLSRAPAEAPRGRCPDSSHPLSVSVAWDRRPEDAAGGATDLPAGLATGSRGRHKVMAFVGIFTGFGSVGRRRALRRTWLPSDRQGLLRLEEATGLAFRFVIGKSNDKSKMAALEREVEEYDDFVLLDLEEEYSRLPYKTLAFFKAAYALFDSDFYVKADDDIYLRPDRLSLLLAKERTHTQTYIGCMKKGPVFTDPKLKWYEPQSFLLGSEYFLHAYGPIYALSADVVASLVALRNNSFRMFNNEDVTIGSWMLAMNVNHENTHALCEPECTASSIAVWDIPKCSGLCHPEVKMLELHQRKECTGGPTEAAETDDE from the exons ATGCCCAGCTCGCCCAAGTTGTTCTCCTCCTCGGCGGCCGCAGCCTCCCGCCGCTCCTCgctccgccgcctcctctcctcgccggcCGTCTCCGTGGCCTGCCTCCTCTTCGGCCTCGCCGGGTTCCTCGCCGCCGCGGTCTCCCTCTCCCGGGcgcccgccgaggccccgcggggcCGCTGCCCGGACTCCTCGCACCCGCTCTCCGTCTCCGTCGCCTGGGACCGGCGCCCCGAGGATGCCGCGGGCGGCGCCACTGACCTCCCGGCGGGCCTCGCCACCGGATCGCGCGGCAGGCACAAGGTCATGGCCTTCGTCGGGATCTTCACCGGGTTCGGCTCCGTCGGCCGCCGCCGCGCGCTCAGGCGGACGTGGCTCCCATCCGATCGGCAGGGTCTCCTTCG GTTGGAGGAAGCTACTGGTCTGGCATTCAGATTCGTGATCGGCAAAAGCAATGACAAGTCTAAGATGGCAGCTCTTGAAAGAGAGGTTGAAGAATATGATGATTTTGTGCTTTTAGATCTCGAGGAGGAGTATAGCAGGCTTCCATACAAAAC GTTAGCATTCTTTAAGGCTGCCTATGCGTTGTTCGATTCTGATTTCTATGTTAAAGCTGATGATGACATTTACTTGAGGCCAG ATAGACTCTCCTTGCTTTTGGCCAAGGAACGTACACATACACAAACATACATTGGATGCATGAAGAAGGGGCCTGTTTTTACTGATCCCAAATTGAAATG GTACGAGCCACAGTCCTTCCTACTTGGATCAGAATACTTCCTTCATGCATATGGGCCTATTTATGCTTTATCAGCTGATGTGGTGGCAAGCCTGGTTGCTCTGAGAAACAACAG TTTTCGAATGTTCAACAATGAGGATGTTACTATTGGATCCTGGATGCTTGCTATGAACGTCAACCACGAGAACACGCATGCTCTGTGCGAACCCGAGTGCACAGCGTCCTCAATTGCTGTCTGGGATATTCCAAAATGCTCAG GGCTATGCCACCCGGAGGTAAAGATGCTGGAGCTTCACCAGCGGAAAGAGTGCACGGGTGGTCCAACGGAGGCCGCTGAAACCGATGACGAGTGA